DNA from Hippoglossus hippoglossus isolate fHipHip1 chromosome 13, fHipHip1.pri, whole genome shotgun sequence:
GacattatttgttttcaaacatttactgatggttaaagtttttttatttcagagctTCCACCAAAGAAACTCAAATATATTCATCCCCAAAACACAGAGGATGGAAGAAGAACTTTATTAAACTTAATACGaagtttaaatgaaatataatttaaggTGTTTATTGttagatttttgtctttttatatcaataatcaagcttttattttaatgaactTGAATCTTACAGATGGGCGTGCTCTGTCGCTGGACATCGACCAATCAGCAGGTAACCCTGCTGCTCTCGCCATGGCCATCCTCAAGTCCACTAAAACAATATGTGGCGGCCCCCAGGTCCCCCTGGTCATCATCAGCCAGCCGCTCGCCTCACCAATCACAGGCCAGAGCAGCAGTGGCCCCCAAGTGCTGCAGGAGAGACCAGATGGGCCCCCTCCTGACATCGAGACTGAGGTGGTTTTAGAATCGATTCAAAATCGATCACCAGATTTGATCCAGTCCTCTTCACacatgacatcacttcctgtggttAATGATCAGCCAATTGGTGAGCTCACAGGTGAATCATTGAACGTCAGTGAAGATCTGGCTACACCTGAAGAAGAACCAGCTGTGGATGTAAGTGTGAGATCAATACTGATCAATACATCACTGTCGCGTCACTCCCCCTTTATGAACTAATCTCTGATCGATGTGATTATCCATTGATTGATTAAAGGTTTATTATTTGTCGTCAGATGACTGTGCTCATCATGAGAGAGCACGGACAGGTAaggtaaaaacaggaagtgaccagTGAAAAACAAGCCGTTTTCAGAGATGTCCTGCAGATGATCTCTGGAAAATTGGCTCCAGATTTTCTCCACAgattgtctttcacacatgaagccAACAACTTGTCTATTAGACTCTGTCCCAACTGGACTTTTTAAGGAAGTTTtccccctaattgacagttccaAGTTccagtgaagtgtttgagtccataaaacactgatgaggtttcaggggtaaactgtgttagagcagaatccaatacaactgaagtaaatggtgacctcttcttcagacataaaaaacacaacatgcctccatactgtttgtgtggtgtcatcGGAACCCCAACTCTTGaatgaagcaggaggagattCTCTGCTAAGACTCGCTTAAAACaaatcctccgcaggattcagttaaggggtggagcagcagacatgCAGGAAGTATTTTGCTGCGGAGATCTTGCGTTTTTGTTTATAGCATGAGCACCGGCATCCCCTCACATTTAccatttgttgctgttgtgaatgtgtcggCAGTGTTGTGCATTTATGAATTGAAAACTGGGGAAAATCCAGACCCAGTTCTGTTGGGATGTCACgacatgtctgaaaaacagcttttgtgtttttcagaaatcgttgatgaagagagaaactgttgaagatgaagatgagacgAGGAGTCGACCAGGTGAGACGTCTGAAATCTACACGAACCAATTAGGGACAAAAGAATTCAGAAGTGAAattcacatttacaaaaaatgtaCAATCAATTCCCTAGGGGCCCCTCTGTCAGGAGGGATCCTGACAGAGGGGCCCCACTGACAGGATTCCCACTGATAGGGGCCCCATTAACCATTGAGGtgatggtttgtgtgttttgtgtatataaTAAAAACCCTGTGTGTTGGTGCAGGGCTGACTgatgaccagcagagggaggcagagcggaggaggaggagggagttgTACAGACAGAAGAGGTTTTTCTGTGAACTGTGTAACAAAGGTTTTCATCAGAAACATCAGCTGAACAAACATGCGTCGTGTCACCTGAAGCCGTTTCCATGCAGCTTGTGTGATAAAGGTTTCTACAAAATCACCACGCTGCACAAACACCAGCTGAGCCACCAGCTGAGGGCGGCGCAGGAGAATGACCCCGACAAGCTGCTGCGTTGTGACCAGTGCGACAGGAAGTTCAGACTTCTGCGACAGCTCAGAGCCCACCAGGCTGCCCACCGGCTCGAGAAGACGCCACTTGGCTGCTACGCCTGCGACCGCACCTTCACCTCCTCTAGTGCTCTCCGCTATCACGAGTTGTCGCACGCCAAAGTCAAGCCCTTCATGTGCGACGTCTGCGGGAAGAGTTTCACACGGAAGAAGAGCCTCCGAGAGCACCAGACCGTTCACACCGGTGCCCGCCCGTACATGTGTCAGACTTGTGGGAAGAGCTTCTCCACCGCCAGCAACCTTCGCGTTCACAAGAGATCGCATTCAGATGAGCGACCGTTCAAATGCAGCGAGTGCGACAAGGCCTTCAAGTGTCGCATGGGTCTGCTGCAGCACGCCATCGTCCACTCTGGAGAAAAACCCTTCATGTGTCAGACCTGCGGCCTAAGCTTCGGACTCAAGTACAACCTGCAAAGACACCTGCGGCTGCACAATGGAGAGAAACCTTTCAggtaataacaacaacagtaaCACAAGAAGGTGGTTAGGGTTAGGAGttctacatttataaataagACTCAGACCAAAGACATGGGTTGACACATGTGTTCAATAATCCTTGCGCCATCTATGGCAAAGGTTGGTGTTAGgcaataacaacatttttactgaagcaataacaaaacaaatattttgttcatatttgtaacttcctccttcactttctgTTGTGTCTCAGGTGTGATCAGTGCGGGGAGGGGTTCACCGGGACCTGGGCTCTGAAGACTCACATGCTGGTTCACGGAGTGGAGAAGCCATTCATGTGTGATTTGTGTGGGAAGACGTTTTTCTACAACTGTCAGTTGCAGAAACACCAGCAGCTGGTTCATCACAGTAAAgacggagggatggacagagggaaGGGAAGACGCAGTTCGTCCGGGGTCAAACCATTCTGCTGTAAAATCTGTCTGAagagcttcagcagcagcaccacgcTGAGGACGCACGAGAAGAGTCATGCAGAGAACAAACAGTTCACCTGTGACACCTGTGGGAAGTCGTTCCACCTACGACACATGTACCTGTACCACATGAGGCAGCACAGCGGCGACCGGCCGTACGTCTGCGGCATCTGTCAGAAAGGGTTTCTGCTCTCGTCACAGCTGAAGCAGCACCAACTGCTGCACACTGGAGTCAAACCTCACCGGTGTGAACAGTGTGGGAAAGAATTCAGGACGCCACAGAACTACCACCGCCACCTGCTGGTCCACACTGGAGAGAAACCCTATCAGTGTGTGGTGTGCAGCAGGAAGTTCAGGCAGTCCAACCAGCTCAAGTCTCACATGCAGATCCACACGGGCGTGAAGCTGTACTCCTGTGACCGCTGCAGTCAGGGCTTCTCCGACTCTCGGCAGCTCAAGAAACATTGTTGTGGAGACGACGGCCTGAACGACCTCGAGTCCGGcaacaaacagaggaaacacagggacGAGTTCCCATGGACACAAGAGTTTACAAACAGTAACAGCTGAAAGGTTTCTTAGAGATCAATAAAGATTTGGGATAAATGGCCTCAATCTGCGTCAGCCATGACTTCAATGAAAGATGGACCACATGACAGCTCCATcaccccctggtgtctggctgcagtataggtcataaacctcctccatgttagcagatgggacagggaccaaacaaaaaaaatcaatgacgacgtttaataaatgtttgtcaaagatgtttctgtcatttcaggtcgttcttatctcactgatgttggttcaagtgtttctgatcagtttggtttgaattagttatttgatgatataaaaacaggctgagacgtcatgattggTCGAATCCATTCCACGACCTTTACTGCACAGACTGACTGCAAATTACATCATCAACACAAGATAGCAGCATTGGTATCGGAcgtatcgtccatctttatatacattcactGATTGTATACATAGTGattgatcgtctttatatagatttatttaaatagcatcagtgtgagaagagaacacttgttttctttgtgtttatattacttttgttttatttttttatgatagAAACGAATTTCCAGAGAAATATTTTCCTCTGAATGATTCAGTTCATGTGAATaatgaaacatttcatttgttttgatcGATCACATTCGCTtgtatgtttataaatatgtttttctcataaaataaataaacatctagtttcagaaagtgtttttgtttgtgatgcTGAAGAGATTATTTCGATGGTAATGAAAATAGATGTTAAttcttttaaatacaaatgacttGTAAAGTGTGAAATGAACAAAGAAGATCCAACAAAATCTCAGGATTTTAGAAAGATCATCAAACAtgatcatttaatttaaagcttGGATTTGTACAAATACTTTCCAGTCAAATGAAAGACTTTGgtgcaggaaataaaactgattcaaatcaaataatatCTTAATACACTGAAGAAACTGCAGaagaaaagttgtgaacttcatataaaaatatcattttgttttccaaTCATCaatattgatcatgtctggGATTTACGACGCTCCTGAAGGCAGCGCCGGGACTGTGTGACGCATGCGCACAAACAGGCGATTCACGCGGGTTCTCAGTGTTAGCAGGAAGAGTTCCGGTAAACACGGTTCTGCTCCGGTTCTCGTCCGGTAAACACGGTTCTGCTCCGGTTCTGCTCCGGTGAGTGACCGTCAGGCCCGGGACTGAAGCCCGGGTTTCGACGCTGAGCTGAGCCGAGGAGCTGCTTCGGTTCCGCGGTGAGTCTGAAGTTCTTGTTGTTATGGTTAGCGGTGTTAGCCtgaagctaacgttagcatcaGCTGAAGCTAAGTTTAGTAGCATTGCGCGGGggtttcacctttgacctttcagtCCAGTTATATAAACCTAGTTAAACTTTATTGAAACataattaaactttatttaaatcgTCGTTTGTGACCAACAGCCGCGTCAGCAGCAACTGATGCTGCCTTCAGGAAAACTCGGGATTGTCCTGACTTCTAGAAAAGTTCCTGATGAGCTCGTGACAGGTCTTCATGATCAATCCCTATTTCTGTCATCAGCTGAATGGACAGTCACACAAActgtcactttaaccctgatccTGACTGTGTGggtcacgtctcgtgttgtgtagcagatAAACTGCATGTGCACATAATGTTGGACTCCTTTTTTCcagtgtgtttaaatacgtgtcgTATACACTATATGGACAAAAGTACTGGGACACCTATAGGAGCTTTTATGACTTATTCTAAATCCATAGGCATTAATAAGGAGCTGGTCCCCTCtttgcagcagcttcactcttcTTCAACACTCTggattgtgtctgtgtgaatttctgctccttcctccAGAAGATATTTGTGAGACACTGACCCTGGACCAGAGGGCTGAGACTCTCCCTTCTAGTTCAGTGACGGGGTTGAGCTCAGGGCTCTGTGGGGCCAGTCCAGCTCGTCAACTCCAAACTCACCCAGCCGAGCCTTAATGGACCCGAGCAGAGTCCTGGAACACTTCCACAAACTGTTCCACAAAGTCTGAAGATCAGAATTGTCCAAAATGTCTTGGTCAGCTGAAGCATTAAGATTTAACTTCACTGGAACTCAGGGTCCAACCAATGGGACTGAATGAAGCACCTGAATTTGATGTTTAAGAGGTGTGTCCCAATACTTTGGTCCATATAGTGTAAACTCTAGAGCAAATCAAAcgaacacaaagtaaactttaGTATTGTTCAGATCCGAATAACTTatgattagtgttggtgtttattgtgtaaaatgaGAGCAGTTCAGTGGTgtagtgaggagggaggacatgcggCAGGATAATACAGCACGGAACAGGGATACCGGATTCATAATGTGCGACTGTCATAATTCTGAAACCGCGGTGGGCCACTGAATCTGTTTGACGATACTTTTgcttgttgttttatatatgttgTGTGAAACTCTCAGGGAGACACACAACATTGTCATTGTACagctgtgcaatgacaataaaggcatTGTAATTTATTCTATACATGGCGTATGATAGACGTGAAGTTACCTTGGTAACCACAGATCCTGCCGCAGGTGTTTGTGGGTAATACCAGGAAGTGTCTGTGGTTCTTCTCTTAATAGGGTACATAACCACAGTGTTTTTCCACCAGGAGGCGTCACAAATACTTGATTCACGTATAAATGGCCTCACTTCTGAAAttgaaaggtttttattttatttttaaaaaatctgctcAGTCAGCTGATCTCCACCTGTTCTGTCTTAACACaggtgtgttacctgtgtgtgctGGACATCATTAACTGGAGGGGGATGTCTCCAGTCtcaaaagaggaggaaggaggaggggtgggaCGTCCACTGTCTCTGGATGACTGTCGTTGTCCCGTCTGTTTGGAGATCATCATCGAACCTGTGACACTGCCTTGTACACACACCTTCTgcaaggtaacacacacacacacactttcggTTCTTCTCGCAGATTATgacgcagtgttttaacttgttTGTTGCAGAAGATGCGACGCCCCGTtgatccaggaacataaatatgaattcagcaggtttctATAAAGATCTAAGGGTgttgattagaaaacatcagaggagcagagtcacgTGTTGACCAGGTGCATTACTCTGCACCTTAATGCAGTGGCGCTTCTAAGGGGGTCCAGTGGGGCCAACCGGATATTTTAGGCTATAATTCATTTTTCACCACACAAGCCTTAGTGCATTGATGTGAAGAGCGTCAAAATAATGAGATcactattcattttattatttatttacttaccTTGATGATTTCCAAGAGGcagtatttgttgtgttgtaaaaacatggaacaagcagcagcaggtgaagctgTAACAGCAGCAGATCCTAACATCCACTGTTGACACGTGTGTGTttaacaaacactgatattttGTCCCGACTGGGACATTTTGTAACATCTGTAACAAGTTGTCGATCGTcgataaataattaaaataccatcatcatttttattgatatatattatGTCAATATAAAACTTAGAAATTACTTAAGTTTGTGAATCAGTAACTTTTGAACATTTACAGCCATTTTAACAAACgtgataaaactgaaaatattgtTCACTATAATCATGATACAAATTTTTCATCCAGTTTCGTCTCCCCTCTCTCAGGTGTGTTTCCTGGAGACGGTGGATAAGTCCACACTGTGTTGTCCAATGTGCAGGAAGAGAGTTTCGTCGTGGGCTCGTCTGAACAGCAGGAACAACACGTTGGTAGATCAGCAGCTATGGCATCAGATCCAGAGCAGCTTCCCTCTGCAGTGTGAACGCCGCCTCAAGGGccaggaggacgaggacgaccCAGGAGGTACCCACACATCccataataaaacaataactcCTCCCACAATAAACCATAActctgaactgtgtgtgtgtgtctgtgtgtagtgtTGGTGTGTGCTCCCTCAGTCAGTCGTCCTGGTGAAGTCCGACAGGAATACGAGGATCAGATCATGAAGGTAAGATTCACTTCAGTCTTCACTGATCaattgtcaaattaaaatgtctgaaataaaaaaaagtttttatttgtagtttatgattgattattgatttctgacatttgtgtcaATGTCAGCTGAGAGGGGGGGTGTGTGTTACTTTCCCCCTAGGTTAATAAATTAGCGtcacaattcttttatataatcaaccgctcatagtgatgaatttGACTCTGGACAATTGGATCACgtgaagtttccacagtagaattaAGTCGGAGGAGGCCGAGCAAGATTTGAAGGAGCTGCCTCCCAGTTCTCTGTTGTCTCTCTATTCTCTTATTCTCTTGTTCTGACAATGattaaatgaaggaaaaacCAGTTCATTTATCATCTAGGGCAGCcgggctccatctgattggccaaatatattaACATGCAAAGAGTGAACTCATCACACATGGACATGGGACTGTTCACCTGGATGGTGAAAGTCAGAATATCCATTAATTTGAATTACttatctttgtctctctctgtctctccctccctctctctctgataaaTTCATTAAATTACTCAACCACTATATTTAAAGTAATTCATTGACTaagaagggttagggttagggcttAGATACATTGATCAAAGAGTTCGGGTATAAATGATTTGGTGTGGGTGTAGAATAAATTATCAAAAGTGGGTGTATTTTCAGCTGACGGAGGAAAAGcgagtgatggaggaggaggagagaagggcgAGCGATGACTTGATCCAGAGGCTGttggcggaggaggaggcggagcttcaggaggagagcaggagacgAGAAGGAGATGAGCAACTCGCCAGACTCCTCAATAACCAGCTGGTCTGTGTTGTCATGTTCCTGTGCTACTAATAAAGATACAGGTTTcaaacacagtgacatcatcagctaAGTCACTCAGTGATTGGCTGAGAGATTCTAAAGTCACAGCTCTGATTGTTAAATCGTCATCTTCCTCAGAACTCTTCGCCGGTCACTCAGGGTAACATCCCACCTGCTGACGTGACTCCTCCCACTAACAGA
Protein-coding regions in this window:
- the LOC117772430 gene encoding oocyte zinc finger protein XlCOF6-like, with the protein product MAAVRSFCGQTELIMAAAVECVVCVLQETLGHTDREDTGIQLNTVLSVMSREAVRKICRVFTELYVSLEKENKACKDEVKHLKSELKSQENFAAKNCQTQTLYKIKPADGRALSLDIDQSAGNPAALAMAILKSTKTICGGPQVPLVIISQPLASPITGQSSSGPQVLQERPDGPPPDIETEVVLESIQNRSPDLIQSSSHMTSLPVVNDQPIGELTGESLNVSEDLATPEEEPAVDKSLMKRETVEDEDETRSRPGLTDDQQREAERRRRRELYRQKRFFCELCNKGFHQKHQLNKHASCHLKPFPCSLCDKGFYKITTLHKHQLSHQLRAAQENDPDKLLRCDQCDRKFRLLRQLRAHQAAHRLEKTPLGCYACDRTFTSSSALRYHELSHAKVKPFMCDVCGKSFTRKKSLREHQTVHTGARPYMCQTCGKSFSTASNLRVHKRSHSDERPFKCSECDKAFKCRMGLLQHAIVHSGEKPFMCQTCGLSFGLKYNLQRHLRLHNGEKPFRCDQCGEGFTGTWALKTHMLVHGVEKPFMCDLCGKTFFYNCQLQKHQQLVHHSKDGGMDRGKGRRSSSGVKPFCCKICLKSFSSSTTLRTHEKSHAENKQFTCDTCGKSFHLRHMYLYHMRQHSGDRPYVCGICQKGFLLSSQLKQHQLLHTGVKPHRCEQCGKEFRTPQNYHRHLLVHTGEKPYQCVVCSRKFRQSNQLKSHMQIHTGVKLYSCDRCSQGFSDSRQLKKHCCGDDGLNDLESGNKQRKHRDEFPWTQEFTNSNS
- the rnf168 gene encoding E3 ubiquitin-protein ligase rnf168 isoform X1, with the translated sequence MSPVSKEEEGGGVGRPLSLDDCRCPVCLEIIIEPVTLPCTHTFCKVCFLETVDKSTLCCPMCRKRVSSWARLNSRNNTLVDQQLWHQIQSSFPLQCERRLKGQEDEDDPGVLVCAPSVSRPGEVRQEYEDQIMKLTEEKRVMEEEERRASDDLIQRLLAEEEAELQEESRRREGDEQLARLLNNQLNSSPVTQGNIPPADVTPPTNRQKEVGSIDRFFSPLSSKTTSDCSSASNSIDNKENVVVSQQQRLDDQLLKNRRPASTKRTNSDLEITDEEATTSKRGCPSSSSLVGGLESELLSPQRQQEEGDRRFAQLLQKELNHEEKLRTTDRRKGSADAYPLRDKGGKVGVTTPNRSSRKMTKISSISSSSSSSSSSSSSSSSRGQKQTTLTDMFSMSS
- the rnf168 gene encoding E3 ubiquitin-protein ligase rnf168 isoform X2 — protein: MSPVSKEEEGGGVGRPLSLDDCRCPVCLEIIIEPVTLPCTHTFCKVCFLETVDKSTLCCPMCRKRVSSWARLNSRNNTLVDQQLWHQIQSSFPLQCERRLKGQEDEDDPGVLVCAPSVSRPGEVRQEYEDQIMKLTEEKRVMEEEERRASDDLIQRLLAEEEAELQEESRRREGDEQLARLLNNQLNSSPVTQGNIPPADVTPPTNRQKEVGSIDRFFSPLSSKTTSDCSSASNSIDNKNVVVSQQQRLDDQLLKNRRPASTKRTNSDLEITDEEATTSKRGCPSSSSLVGGLESELLSPQRQQEEGDRRFAQLLQKELNHEEKLRTTDRRKGSADAYPLRDKGGKVGVTTPNRSSRKMTKISSISSSSSSSSSSSSSSSSRGQKQTTLTDMFSMSS